A single genomic interval of Littorina saxatilis isolate snail1 linkage group LG17, US_GU_Lsax_2.0, whole genome shotgun sequence harbors:
- the LOC138952688 gene encoding voltage-gated delayed rectifier potassium channel KCNH1-like codes for MPGGRRGLVAPQNTFVENIIRRSNGQHSSFVLANARIVDYPIVYCNDGFCKLSGYNRAEVMQKSSTCAFMYGELTDKEAIAKTDNAFENTVQEQVEILLYKKNKTPLWLLLHIAPVKNEKDQVVLFLCTFKDITALKQPIDDEGGKGLSKFARLARSVTRNRTTLLQFSSNIPNTTFDNSRPSQIANMMNLSADVLPQYRLEAPKTPPHIILHYCLFKTIWDWVILILTFYTAVMVPYNAAFKIKTMDQLPLLVIDSMVDVVFFVDIVLNFHTTFVGSSGEVISDPKIIRMNYLKSWFVIDLLSCLPYDVFNAFQYVDDGISTLFSALKVVRLLRLGRVVRKLDHYLEYGAAMLILLILVFILFAHWFACIWYSIGSTELNSGVAFGWLQTLAALTKQPFRTSNASASDDYIGGPSTEMRYLTALYFTLSCMTGVGFGNVSANTQTEKLFSVFMMIIGSLLYALIFSNVTTIFQQFYSSFARYHDMLNSVREFMKLHDVPKSLSERVMDYIVSTWAITKGIDITKVLNYCPKDMKADLCVHLNRKVFLEHPAFRLASDGCLRALAMHFNMTHSAPGDLIFHQGESLDSLCFVVSGSLEVIQDEEVVAILSKGDVFGDNFWRETAIGQSTANVRALTYCDLHSIKRDRLLEVLDFYHAFANSFARNLTLTYNLRHRLIFRKVADVKKEKELAEKRKNDPPLELANDHPVRKLISRFRKVSDTKSHPATDVEKVGNVTSGAGSNHSDAADKAHKMTRVINVSENNVKMPKLGGGGGVKWTKFLGGGNTGGTSTADVTPDSNHMTPDTNQNNIGMNDLSGKHLEAKAKEAPKVTVKPQSKWGRMFAKPQEPIQESPEDDVRNNLKKTDSTDSGILRSNNRLDQIGGEPQERAPVNRDSVGSLGGPLSAAEQHMLTSLYDIRLEIKEEMDNLGQKINRIDGSISEILRFFTPSSTPCSSSSTYPSSKLNSPQNITSSVEQSPKKRQSSPPYRMGLASGLRVRASVVSSGDSTASWGESRVRVTSPSHPEPPHGIPSSPSSENVSSSSSNNNSRRSSKSSSTSHDGGGNGRGGAGGGGASGGSGGSGGGGGEVVQVRPSSDPSRVTHSASPHTAYQVPTDDDNVHVKDRDLDIL; via the exons ACAGCAGTTTCGTGCTGGCCAACGCCCGCATCGTGGACTACCCCATCGTGTACTGCAACGACGGCTTCTGCAAGCTGTCGGGCTACAACCGGGCCGAGGTGATGCAGAAGAGCAGCACGTGCGCCTTCATGTACGGCGAGCTGACCGACAAGGAGGCCATCGCCAAGACCGACAACGCCTTCGAGAACACCGTGCAGGAGCAAGTGGAGATCCTTCTCTACAAGAAGAACA AAACACCGCTATGGCTGCTGCTGCACATCGCGCCGGTGAAGAACGAGAAGGACCAGGTGGTGCTCTTCCTCTGTACCTTCAAGGACATCACCGCCCTCAAGCAGCCCATCGACGACGAAGGCGGAAAAG GGCTCAGCAAGTTCGCCAGGTTAGCGCGCTCTGTGACGCGGAACCGGACCACCTTGCTGCAGTTTTCTTCCAACATCCCCAACACCACCTTCGACAACTCCAGGCCCTCACAGATTGCAAAC ATGATGAACTTGAGCGCAGACGTGCTCCCACAGTACCGCCTGGAGGCCCCCAAAACCCCACCCCACATCATCTTACACTACTGCCTCTTCAAGACCATCTGGGACTGGGTCATTCTGATCCTGACCTTTTACACAGCCGTCATGGTGCCCTACAACGCGGCCTTCAAGATCAAAACCATGGACCAGCTCCCGCTGCTGGTCATCGACAGCATGGTGGATGTGGTGTTTTTCGTGGACATCGTGCTCAACTTCCACACCACTTTCGTGGGCTCCAGCGGCGAGGTCATTTCGGACCCCAAGATCATCCGCATGAACTACCTTAAGAGCTGGTTCGTGATCGACCTCCTGTCCTGCCTCCCTTACGACGTCTTCAACGCCTTCCAGTATGTCGATGAC GGCATCAGCACGCTGTTCAGCGCCCTCAAAGTGGTCCGGCTACTACGCCTGGGCCGGGTGGTCCGCAAGCTGGACCACTATCTGGAGTACGGAGCTGCCATGCTGATCCTCCTCATCCTGGTCTTCATCCTCTTCGCCCATTGGTTCGCCTGCATCTGGTACTCCATCGGCAGCACTGAGCTCAACAGTGGAGTGGCCTTCGGCTGGCTGCAGACGCTGGCCGCACTGACCAAACAGCCTTTTAGGACTTCCAACGCGTCTGCCTCGGATGACTATATCGGTGGACCCAGCACAGAGATGCGTTACCTGACGGCGCTGTACTTCACTTTGTCCTGTATGACTGGCGTCGGTTTCGGCAACGTCTCGGCCAACACCCAGACCGAGAAGTTGTTTTCTGTCTTCATGATGATCATTGGAT CTCTCCTGTACGCCCTTATCTTCAGTAACGTGACAACGATCTTCCAGCAGTTTTACTCCAGCTTCGCTCGATACCACGACATGCTCAACAGTGTCCGCGAGTTCATGAAGCTTCACGACGTACCTAAGTCGCTCAGCGAGAGAGTCATGGACTACATCGTCTCTACCTGGGCCATCACTAAGGGCATTGACATCACCAAG GTGTTGAACTACTGCCCCAAAGACATGAAGGCCGACCTGTGCGTTCACCTGAACCGCAAAGTGTTCCTGGAGCACCCGGCGTTCCGACTGGCGAGTGACGGGTGCCTGCGAGCCCTGGCCATGCACTTCAACATGACGCACAGTGCGCCTGGTGACCTCATCTTCCACCAGGGGGAGAGTCTCGACTCGCTCTGCTTCGTGGTCTCGGGGTCCCTGGAGGTTATACAGGACGAGGAGGTCGTGGCGATACTCA GCAAAGGAGACGTCTTTGGAGACAACTTTTGGCGGGAAACTGCCATCGGTCAGTCTACGGCCAACGTGCGGGCGCTGACTTACTGTGACCTTCACTCCATAAAGCGTGACCGGTTGCTTGAAGTGCTGGACTTCTACCACGCCTTCGCCAATTCCTTCGCCCGTAACCTTACTCTCACCTACAACTTGCGCCATCGG CTCATCTTCCGCAAGGTGGCCGACGTGAAGAAGGAAAAGGAGCTGGCGGAGAAGAGAAAGAACGACCCTCCCCTGGAACTCGCAAACGACCATCCGGTGAGGAAGCTCATCTCTCGCTTCAGAAAGGTCAGCGACACAAAAAGCCATCCGGCCACAGACGTGGAGAAAGTGGGGAACGTGACTTCAGGAGCAGGCAGCAACCACAGCGACGCGGCGGACAAAGCCCACAAGATGACCCGCGTCATCAACGTGTCCGAAAACAACGTCAAGATGCCCAAACtggggggcgggggaggggtcAAGTGGACCAAATTCCTGGGCGGGGGGAACACCGGAGGCACCTCCACCGCTGACGTCACTCCCGATTCCAATCACATGACGCCAGAcaccaatcaaaacaacatcGGCATGAACGACCTCTCGGGCAAGCACCTGGAGGCGAAGGCTAAAGAGGCGCCGAAAGTGACGGTCAAACCGCAGTCCAAGTGGGGCAGGATGTTCGCCAAGCCGCAGGAACCCATCCAGGAGTCTCCAGAGGATGACGTGCGGAACAACCTGAAGAAAACCGACTCCACGGACAGCGGTATACTGCGGAGCAACAACAGGCTGGACCAGATCGGGGGGGAGCCGCAGGAAAGGGCCCCGGTCAACCGAGACAGTGTCGGGTCTCTGGGCGGACCCCTGTCGGCCGCCGAGCAACACATGCTGACGTCACTCTACGACATCCGCTTGGAGATCAAAGAGGAGATGGACAACCTCGGCCAGAAGATCAACCGCATCGACGGCTCGATATCGGAAATTCTACGCTTCTTCACCCCCTCCTCCACTCCTTGTTCTTCGTCATCCACCTACCCCAGCTCCAAGCTCAACTCTCCGCAGAACATTACGAGCAGTGTGGAGCAGTCACCAAAGAAACGCCAGTCTTCGCCCCCCTACCGAATGGGGCTGGCCAGCGGTTTACGCGTGCGAGCCTCAGTGGTGTCATCGGGGGACAGTACGGCGTCGTGGGGGGAGAGCAGGGTACGGGTGACTAGTCCTAGCCACCCGGAACCCCCGCACGGCATACCCTCTTCGCCCTCCTCTGAAAacgtcagcagcagcagcagcaacaataaTAGTCGACGCTCCTCTAAATCATCCAGCACCAGCCACGACGGGGGTGGGAACGGTAGGGgtggtgctggtggtggtggtgcgaGTGGTGGGAGCGGGGGtagtgggggtggtggtggagaaGTGGTACAAGTAAGGCCCTCGTCGGATCCATCACGTGTCACACATAGCGCCTCCCCCCACACCGCCTACCAGGTCCCTACTGATGACGACAATGTGCACGTGAAAGACAGGGACCTGGATATATTGTAA